A window of the Cololabis saira isolate AMF1-May2022 chromosome 19, fColSai1.1, whole genome shotgun sequence genome harbors these coding sequences:
- the znf281b gene encoding zinc finger protein 281b isoform X1 translates to MSIIQDKLGNEFLRNGGMDPNFAPGMLMFSHLPPVTSFTRLASQSVMGELPQEMILKKERDSPPEQQGTNTANTGGFLHSMGIKQERLSELDYRMPLYGGGGGVGVNCAGGGVGKSGNDIPDMSFVNHHQNHQNMLLHDLSLSNVRSLGEPMSGRPGKEPKESSGRRGKKSGDGQGGKARRKRNDASKALMLDADGSCLSPNSKPHICEHCNAAFRSSYHLRRHVLIHTDCTGERPFRCSQCNMSFIQKYLLQRHEKIHSGEKPFSCDQCNMRFIQKYHMERHKRTHSGEKPYRCDTCQQFFSRTDRLLKHKRTCGEAIKKGLDPSMLELSEAELGQGSYSITQGNSTASGRKRAKSKNGEGGERKRKKNASAAAASSGAMARDLGLQDFNMEQPSGSDPAMQGRTPKLVFKKTGRKGLDKGLLSVEDGADGQKLLTQKAGPMDHVDGPGLDGMGLLQGPGGNKPGPTTSSNYDDAMQFVKKRRYLHAVNNDYGAGSLHMASQGNNVIQGSLGPEPTLAMLDSSPLDLKHDKSGIPDEVLQSLLDHYSHKPEGTHPHDVTFDLSDHPHHVDLQPAAPVTPELDDDSPNGGDKSAVMSEYSKFLLQALERTSHSGPFSSLGPTGPFPLLSSSSSPTGPLFSDKHVYTSPLDCGYPPAVSSPLPIVAPSSTSSSSSSKSHYGMLVGSPSQAGYHLSLDAGAHQQLTPSQELTEQLEKQHSPGTFSLPSQELSAVAEGSKGQQPKAGGGSAPTNGSSYPDLSPLNPPKETTYQIENFAQAFGSQFKSGRRTPLSYGSDPGAEVDHRIRTPVSEFSGYTSLLADVSEPVSTGSKTPTSQSFR, encoded by the exons ATGAGTATTATCCAAGACAAGTTAGGCAATGAGTTTTTGCGCAATGGAGGCATGGACCCCAATTTTGCACCAGGTATGCTTATGTTTAGCCACTTGCCACCAGTCACCAGCTTTACACGGCTGGCCTCCCAGTCTGTTATGGGCGAGCTTCCTCAAGAGATGATCCTGAAAAAAGAACGTGACTCGCCCCCAGAACAACAGGGAACCAACACTGCAAACACGGGGGGCTTTCTTCATAGCATGGGCATCAAACAAGAACGGCTAAGTGAGCTGGATTACCGAATGCCCCTGTAcggtggtggtggaggagtagGGGTGAACTGTGCAGGAGGGGGCGTGGGGAAAAGTGGTAATGACATCCCAGATATGTCTTTTGTCAACCACCACCAAAACCACCAGAACATGCTCCTGCATGACCTCAGCCTCAGCAACGTTCGTTCTTTGGGAGAACCG ATGTCTGGAAGACCAGGTAAAGAGCCAAAAGAGTCCTCGGGTAGAAGAGGGAAGAAGAGCGGGGATGGGCAGGGAGGCAAAGCTCGGAGAAAACGCAATGATGCTTCAAAG GCCCTGATGTTGGATGCAGACGGATCCTGCCTGTCCCCTAACTCAAAACCACATATCTGTGAGCACTGCAATGCAGCCTTTCGCAGCTCCTACCACTTGCGTAGACATGTGCTCATACACACA GATTGTACAGGTGAGAGGCCTTTCCGTTGTAGTCAGTGTAACATGAGCTTCATTCAGAAGTACCTGCTCCAGCGGCATGAGAAGATCCACAGTG GGGAGAAGCCTTTCAGCTGTGACCAATGTAACATGCGCTTTATCCAAAAGTACCATATGGAGCGACACAAAAGGACACACAGTGGCGAGAAGCCTTACCGCTGTGATACCTGCCAACAA TTTTTCTCAAGAACAGACCGGTTACTGAAGCACAAACGGACTTGTGGAGAAGCCATAAAGAAGGGTCTGGACCCGAGCATGCTGGAGCTCAGTGAAGCAGAGCTAGGCCAGGGCAGCTATTCAATCACTCAGGGAAACTCTACCGCCTCCGGACGCAAGAGGGCAAAGTCCAAAAACGGCGAAGGCGGCGAGCGCAAGAGGAAGAAGAACGCCTCAGCGGCAGCTGCTTCATCCGGGGCAATGGCCCGTGATCTGGGCCTGCAGGACTTCAACATGGAGCAACCTTCAGGCTCCGACCCTGCGATGCAGGGACGCACTCCCAAACTGGTCTTTAAAAAGACAGGCCGCAAAGGGCTTGACAAAGGCCTCCTCTCCGTGGAAGATGGTGCCGATGGGCAAAAACTGTTAACCCAGAAGGCCGGTCCCATGGACCACGTGGACGGCCCCGGCCTTGACGGCATGGGTCTGCTCCAGGGACCTGGGGGCAACAAGCCCGGGCCCACCACCAGCAGCAACTACGACGATGCAATGCAGTTTGTCAAAAAGCGGCGTTACCTCCACGCCGTTAACAATGACTATGGAGCTGGTTCCCTGCACATGGCGTCCCAGGGCAACAACGTCATCCAGGGCTCCTTGGGGCCGGAGCCCACGCTGGCCATGCTGGATTCCTCGCCGCTGGATCTCAAACACGACAAGTCGGGCATTCCAGATGAAGTACTGCAAAGCCTGCTGGATCATTATAGCCATAAGCCGGAAGGAACACACCCCCACGATGTGACTTTTGACCTGTCCGACCACCCGCACCATGTAGACCTTCAACCAGCAGCTCCCGTTACCCCAGAACTGGACGACGACTCCCCAAACGGCGGGGACAAATCGGCAGTGATGAGCGAGTACTCCAAGTTCCTCCTGCAGGCCCTGGAGCGCACCAGCCACAGCGGGCCCTTCTCTAGCCTCGGCCCCACGGGGCCTTTCCCACTACTGTCCAGCAGCTCCAGTCCCACGGGGCCCTTGTTTTCCGACAAACACGTGTACACGTCTCCTCTGGACTGCGGCTACCCGCCCGCCGTCTCCTCTCCGCTGCCCATCGTCGCCCCTTCATCAACGtcctcctcgtcttcctccAAATCCCACTACGGCATGCTCGTGGGATCCCCGTCCCAGGCGGGCTACCACCTCAGCCTGGACGCCGGCGCCCACCAGCAGCTGACTCCGTCTCAGGAGCTGACTGAACAGTTAGAGAAGCAGCACTCCCCCGGCACCTTCAGCCTCCCCTCCCAGGAGCTCTCCGCCGTAGCGGAAGGCTCCAAAGGGCAGCAGCCTAAGGCCGGAGGGGGCAGCGCGCCCACCAACGGCTCCAGCTACCCAGACCTGTCCCCGCTCAACCCCCCGAAAGAAACCACGTACCAGATCGAGAACTTTGCCCAAGCGTTTGGCTCCCAGTTCAAGTCTGGACGGCGGACCCCTCTGAGCTACGGCAGCGACCCCGGGGCAGAGGTCGACCACAGAATACGGACTCCAGTGTCAGAATTCTCAGGGTATACCAGTTTGTTAGCTGATGTCAGTGAGCCAGTGAGTACAGGATCAAAAACCCCTACAAGCCAAAGTTTTAGATAA
- the znf281b gene encoding zinc finger protein 281b isoform X2, which yields MSIIQDKLGNEFLRNGGMDPNFAPGMLMFSHLPPVTSFTRLASQSVMGELPQEMILKKERDSPPEQQGTNTANTGGFLHSMGIKQERLSELDYRMPLYGGGGGVGVNCAGGGVGKSGNDIPDMSFVNHHQNHQNMLLHDLSLSNVRSLGEPMSGRPGKEPKESSGRRGKKSGDGQGGKARRKRNDASKALMLDADGSCLSPNSKPHICEHCNAAFRSSYHLRRHVLIHTGERPFRCSQCNMSFIQKYLLQRHEKIHSGEKPFSCDQCNMRFIQKYHMERHKRTHSGEKPYRCDTCQQFFSRTDRLLKHKRTCGEAIKKGLDPSMLELSEAELGQGSYSITQGNSTASGRKRAKSKNGEGGERKRKKNASAAAASSGAMARDLGLQDFNMEQPSGSDPAMQGRTPKLVFKKTGRKGLDKGLLSVEDGADGQKLLTQKAGPMDHVDGPGLDGMGLLQGPGGNKPGPTTSSNYDDAMQFVKKRRYLHAVNNDYGAGSLHMASQGNNVIQGSLGPEPTLAMLDSSPLDLKHDKSGIPDEVLQSLLDHYSHKPEGTHPHDVTFDLSDHPHHVDLQPAAPVTPELDDDSPNGGDKSAVMSEYSKFLLQALERTSHSGPFSSLGPTGPFPLLSSSSSPTGPLFSDKHVYTSPLDCGYPPAVSSPLPIVAPSSTSSSSSSKSHYGMLVGSPSQAGYHLSLDAGAHQQLTPSQELTEQLEKQHSPGTFSLPSQELSAVAEGSKGQQPKAGGGSAPTNGSSYPDLSPLNPPKETTYQIENFAQAFGSQFKSGRRTPLSYGSDPGAEVDHRIRTPVSEFSGYTSLLADVSEPVSTGSKTPTSQSFR from the exons ATGAGTATTATCCAAGACAAGTTAGGCAATGAGTTTTTGCGCAATGGAGGCATGGACCCCAATTTTGCACCAGGTATGCTTATGTTTAGCCACTTGCCACCAGTCACCAGCTTTACACGGCTGGCCTCCCAGTCTGTTATGGGCGAGCTTCCTCAAGAGATGATCCTGAAAAAAGAACGTGACTCGCCCCCAGAACAACAGGGAACCAACACTGCAAACACGGGGGGCTTTCTTCATAGCATGGGCATCAAACAAGAACGGCTAAGTGAGCTGGATTACCGAATGCCCCTGTAcggtggtggtggaggagtagGGGTGAACTGTGCAGGAGGGGGCGTGGGGAAAAGTGGTAATGACATCCCAGATATGTCTTTTGTCAACCACCACCAAAACCACCAGAACATGCTCCTGCATGACCTCAGCCTCAGCAACGTTCGTTCTTTGGGAGAACCG ATGTCTGGAAGACCAGGTAAAGAGCCAAAAGAGTCCTCGGGTAGAAGAGGGAAGAAGAGCGGGGATGGGCAGGGAGGCAAAGCTCGGAGAAAACGCAATGATGCTTCAAAG GCCCTGATGTTGGATGCAGACGGATCCTGCCTGTCCCCTAACTCAAAACCACATATCTGTGAGCACTGCAATGCAGCCTTTCGCAGCTCCTACCACTTGCGTAGACATGTGCTCATACACACAG GTGAGAGGCCTTTCCGTTGTAGTCAGTGTAACATGAGCTTCATTCAGAAGTACCTGCTCCAGCGGCATGAGAAGATCCACAGTG GGGAGAAGCCTTTCAGCTGTGACCAATGTAACATGCGCTTTATCCAAAAGTACCATATGGAGCGACACAAAAGGACACACAGTGGCGAGAAGCCTTACCGCTGTGATACCTGCCAACAA TTTTTCTCAAGAACAGACCGGTTACTGAAGCACAAACGGACTTGTGGAGAAGCCATAAAGAAGGGTCTGGACCCGAGCATGCTGGAGCTCAGTGAAGCAGAGCTAGGCCAGGGCAGCTATTCAATCACTCAGGGAAACTCTACCGCCTCCGGACGCAAGAGGGCAAAGTCCAAAAACGGCGAAGGCGGCGAGCGCAAGAGGAAGAAGAACGCCTCAGCGGCAGCTGCTTCATCCGGGGCAATGGCCCGTGATCTGGGCCTGCAGGACTTCAACATGGAGCAACCTTCAGGCTCCGACCCTGCGATGCAGGGACGCACTCCCAAACTGGTCTTTAAAAAGACAGGCCGCAAAGGGCTTGACAAAGGCCTCCTCTCCGTGGAAGATGGTGCCGATGGGCAAAAACTGTTAACCCAGAAGGCCGGTCCCATGGACCACGTGGACGGCCCCGGCCTTGACGGCATGGGTCTGCTCCAGGGACCTGGGGGCAACAAGCCCGGGCCCACCACCAGCAGCAACTACGACGATGCAATGCAGTTTGTCAAAAAGCGGCGTTACCTCCACGCCGTTAACAATGACTATGGAGCTGGTTCCCTGCACATGGCGTCCCAGGGCAACAACGTCATCCAGGGCTCCTTGGGGCCGGAGCCCACGCTGGCCATGCTGGATTCCTCGCCGCTGGATCTCAAACACGACAAGTCGGGCATTCCAGATGAAGTACTGCAAAGCCTGCTGGATCATTATAGCCATAAGCCGGAAGGAACACACCCCCACGATGTGACTTTTGACCTGTCCGACCACCCGCACCATGTAGACCTTCAACCAGCAGCTCCCGTTACCCCAGAACTGGACGACGACTCCCCAAACGGCGGGGACAAATCGGCAGTGATGAGCGAGTACTCCAAGTTCCTCCTGCAGGCCCTGGAGCGCACCAGCCACAGCGGGCCCTTCTCTAGCCTCGGCCCCACGGGGCCTTTCCCACTACTGTCCAGCAGCTCCAGTCCCACGGGGCCCTTGTTTTCCGACAAACACGTGTACACGTCTCCTCTGGACTGCGGCTACCCGCCCGCCGTCTCCTCTCCGCTGCCCATCGTCGCCCCTTCATCAACGtcctcctcgtcttcctccAAATCCCACTACGGCATGCTCGTGGGATCCCCGTCCCAGGCGGGCTACCACCTCAGCCTGGACGCCGGCGCCCACCAGCAGCTGACTCCGTCTCAGGAGCTGACTGAACAGTTAGAGAAGCAGCACTCCCCCGGCACCTTCAGCCTCCCCTCCCAGGAGCTCTCCGCCGTAGCGGAAGGCTCCAAAGGGCAGCAGCCTAAGGCCGGAGGGGGCAGCGCGCCCACCAACGGCTCCAGCTACCCAGACCTGTCCCCGCTCAACCCCCCGAAAGAAACCACGTACCAGATCGAGAACTTTGCCCAAGCGTTTGGCTCCCAGTTCAAGTCTGGACGGCGGACCCCTCTGAGCTACGGCAGCGACCCCGGGGCAGAGGTCGACCACAGAATACGGACTCCAGTGTCAGAATTCTCAGGGTATACCAGTTTGTTAGCTGATGTCAGTGAGCCAGTGAGTACAGGATCAAAAACCCCTACAAGCCAAAGTTTTAGATAA
- the LOC133419125 gene encoding uncharacterized protein LOC133419125, with amino-acid sequence MSSSLSFNHITSNNSVSSIINAINNITTSNTKASINNITTSNTKAPINNITTSNTKAPINNITTSNTKASINNITTSNTKAPINNITTSNTKAPINNITTSNTKASINNITTSNTKASINNITTSNTKASINNITTSNTKASINNITTSNTKAPINNITTSNTKASINNITTSNTKASINNITTSNTKASINNITTSNTKASINNITTSNTKASINNITNSNNKASNNKTSKWL; translated from the exons ATGTCCTCTTCTTTGTCCTTCAACCA CATCACAAGCAACAATAGTGTCTCCAGCATCATCAACGCCATCAACAACATCACCACCAGCAACACCAAAGCCTCCATCAACAACATCACCACCAGCAACACCAAAGCCCCCATCAACAACATCACCACCAGCAACACCAAAGCCCCCATCAACAACATCACCACCAGCAACACCAAAGCCTCCATCAACAACATCACCACCAGCAACACCAAAGCCCCCATCAACAACATCACCACCAGCAACACCAAAGCCCCCATCAACAACATCACCACCAGCAACACCAAAGCCTCCATCAACAACATCACCACCAGCAACACCAAAGCCTCCATCAACAACATCACCACCAGCAACACCAAAGCCTCCATCAACAACATCACCACCAGCAACACCAAAGCCTCCATCAACAACATCACCACCAGCAACACCAAAGCCCCCATCAACAACATCACCACCAGCAACACCAAAGCCTCCATCAACAACATCACCACCAGCAACACCAAAGCCTCCATCAACAACATCACCACCAGCAACACCAAAGCCTCCATCAACAACATCACCACCAGCAACACCAAAGCCTCCATCAACAACATCACCACCAGCAACACCAAAGCCTCCATCAACAACAtcaccaacagcaacaacaaagcCTCCAACAACAAAACCTCCAA ATGGCTGTGA